From the genome of Pelobates fuscus isolate aPelFus1 chromosome 11, aPelFus1.pri, whole genome shotgun sequence:
TACTCTTTTCTGCCGCTTCACAATGATGTCCTATTTCTGCTATTTGTGCACTAGTCTGAAACAGAGCACGGTGAGTGTGTTtggaagggagagggagagggtgagggAGGGTAGGGGAGGCTGAAGAAACTCATCTAGTACAGAAGTGTGTCccacaatgcaatctgaccaagtttatagtaaatttacaaatggtttaaccccttagggacagtTTAAAACAAAACcgggaatttgactatatgtctgttcaaccataatttacctttcatattaagtgcatccacacttattatatataattttgttcaggagaaacgtggctctcatttcacatcaaatatttagatatgaaacataatttaatataaataaaagctaaaaaatgtttgagaaattaagaaatgacaTTTTTCAAGTTTTGCacagcattttaactgtgaatgtcataatagtgttagcttttactgcaataaaagacagtgtttttcaaaatggggtatgcccagtttaTTTTGGCAGCCGCTGTGGGGGTTTattcccctgcagcacggagtctacTAAACGAACGAAAcaaaatgaaaaggtaatgcatttggCATTTACCCTTTCATTTATACTTTGTTTGTAGGGCTTTTGtttacggaaaaaaaaaaaaaaagaattttcggACGAAATCGTATtcatgcacatgtctagtaacagagtcaaatataaggcttgcccatttAAGTTTTTACACATTCAAATCTcaaagattggttatgttgcctttcagaccatatggcagactgggaatgagaattacccccatcttggcataccatttgaaaaagtagacaacccagggcattcaAACTGGGCTATATCCAGTCTATTTTGGCCGCCACTTTGTCACTAACCCTGGCAAAATTTAgcattcttatttgttttttgcatttttcacacaaaactgcactttcaccaaTGATATCATCGTCATTATAAATTTTACTGTTTAAAAACACTCATACttatgttcagcaaagtctcctgtgtACAACTGAACCAAcccatacaggttttatggtgttttggatagTTACAGggaaaatatagggcttgcccatttcataTTGTATACACCCACTGCTCTTTCTGTTTACACCCAGGCTTCCGATGTACACTGGTACCTGGGAAACTGAGGCAGTTGGATGCTGGAGCCGGACAGGTTTATGGGGTCACCGATGACGATAGCATATTCCGTTTCAGTGGGAATGACTGGGTACAGGTTCCAGGAAAACTGATGCATGTGAGTGTTGGTCCAGCCGGTGTTTGGGGCGTAGACAGACAGCTCAGAATCTTTAAGTTTCAGAATGGCGACTGGGTGCAAACAACAGGTAAGTGGAACcagtattttaaaaacaaaattagaaaaataaaatctgtgTGTTGAAAAAGATGGGAAGAAAGACACAGTTTCCCAAGGAGGTGTGTAATGCCAGTCAGGGTTACACCTCCTGCTTCAAAAACAGCCATGGTCTGCTGCTTGCAGAGTGAGATCAGAGGCCAACTCTCatagctctgcagaactgtgtgGTGGAGGGAAGTAGTTGTATCATATTATTTAAAGATCAGCTCTTCAACAATACAGTCCTGCTTATCTGCTCTAGGCACTATCCTGAGGGGAACTGAGGCTCTAGTCTACATCAGGGGCTCTATCCTCTAAAGCCCACCTTAgaaatgcttgttttttttatttctgtttttttgtatCATTTCTGATAAAACATCAGTAGTGTCAATGTATAAGGCCTTTTAAAGGTAAtgttaaaattacatatattcattttaaatgctAGAGTGTTCACTTTAGTGTTCAGATTCAGGGGCCCTTCTCTctgttctttaaataaaataatatttctctAAAACTAATCTTTATTCCAGCACAGGGTCAATCTTCACAGAGTTCTTATTCTGTTGAAACAATACCAAAATGCATATTCGGCACATACAAATTCCCAAATCAGCAGTTTTATTTGTCACCTTCCAGCAATGAATCTACTCGAATAAGGGCTTTTATCAAGCCTTGATAAAATGTCGAAGATCTTTAAGTGTTTGCCAGTTTATTCATGTGTTATAAATTgacaattattaatatttataataatataattatactgCTTTTTATATCACATTTAAGGCAGTATACATGTTAGATATGCTTTAATTGTATGTTATCGTCTGCTGTTGGTTTCTTATAGGACTCCTTAAACAGATGGATGCAGGGGGTTACAAATACCTGGGAGGTGTGAACATCGATGAAAGAGTTTTTTGCCTGAACCAGGATTCCACTATCTCCACGGGGACGGCTGTCACCTTCGTTCAGTTAGATGGAAGCGTGAAGTATTACAGCTGTGGTCGCTATGGTTGCTGGGGTGTGACCAGTGCAAATACTATATTTTACCGTCTGAATGTGAGTCCAAATGATTGCAAAGGCAGTGCATGGAAACAGGTGGCAGGACAAATGGTTATGGTGGAAGTTGGCACAGATGGATCAGTGTACGGAATCAACATCATTGGCAACGTATACAAAAGGTAAATCTTCTCTTGTAGGAAATATATAGAAATTATAACTGCACGGCAGTTACTGAACTATGTTCCCAGGTACATACAGGTTaatcaaaaacaaaaaggaaatccACAGACAAAAAGCATACAAATCATAGAGTAGTATTGGATCATTACCTAATAAATTAAATCTTCAGATTGCACTCACAGAGCTAGATTATTTTAGACGTATCTCCCACAATGTAGGCATTAGACATCAGATCCAGGTTTTCTTGGATTGCTAAGTCACTCAAAGAAGAATAAAATGCAACATAGTGTGTAATGAATAAAAACAGATAGGCTTTAATATAATAAGCACATGCAGAGATATGAATACAATGTACTTGACACCATTTACATGGTATAAGTAGACAACCGCACGGACTCCTCGGATGATGTTAATAATCAGAATATACACCAACCATaaggaatatataaaaacaatataaaacaataaaagatcTTAAAATCAAATTAAGTGCCTCAGCTCCCCAACACTTTTCGTCTGCACTGACCTTTCCAGGGGAAAATtgagatattttctttttcaaacTTCGCGCCCTTAAAAAGTCCTATTTGGCCAAAACTATTGGGTGCAATGACATCCTCCGTTATTCAGCCAATGTGAATTGATCAGTTCCTTCTATTCTGCTTCTTCTATGCCTTATTCATTGTTTAAGTTCCCATTGGTGAGGCGTCTGCCATCATGCACTGCACGGACTAAGACATATGTTGTCATGTGCTCTATGAACCTGGAACTAGTTAAGACATTTGCGTTCACAACGTCTCTCAGTGTTCTAAGGGGTagcatataatacatatatttgtc
Proteins encoded in this window:
- the LOC134577287 gene encoding fish-egg lectin-like, whose product is MKVYICLILMFLGIAAGFRCTLVPGKLRQLDAGAGQVYGVTDDDSIFRFSGNDWVQVPGKLMHVSVGPAGVWGVDRQLRIFKFQNGDWVQTTGLLKQMDAGGYKYLGGVNIDERVFCLNQDSTISTGTAVTFVQLDGSVKYYSCGRYGCWGVTSANTIFYRLNVSPNDCKGSAWKQVAGQMVMVEVGTDGSVYGINIIGNVYKREGISSFNPIGTEWSLVDKYGPFKHLSYDEGLLWLINTQGDIFKCKVEDSSC